The Nitrospirota bacterium nucleotide sequence TTCTGCGCCAGACAGCCCGCCAGCAGCAGCGCCGTCGTCAGGCCTGCGGCACCCGTACGGACCCACCGGCCCGGCTGGCTCGTGCCGAGATCGCCGCCCCGCTCGATCATGCGCGCGTCACCCATTCCGCCCCCGGCCTTTCCCGCCTTCCGCGCCGGACGTTACTGCGCCCGCACCACCAAATGGGCCCGCCGGTTCTGCCGGTAGCACGTCTCTTCATGTTCCTTGCAGAAGGGGCGATCCTTGCCGTAGGAGGCCACGATCAGCCGTTCCGGGGCGACGCCGAGCTCGATCAGATAATTGCGCACCGTCTTGGCCCGCTTCTCTCCCAGGACCATGTTGTAGGCCTGCGTCCCCCGCTCGTCGCAATGCCCCTCGATCGTGAGCCGTTGATTGGGATTGGCTTTCAGCCATTCCGCGTCCTGCGCGAGGGACGCCTCGCCGTCCTTCGTGATCTTCACCGAGTCGAAGGCAAAGTACACGTCCGCCAGACCGGCCGCGGTTGTCGCAAGCTGCTCCTTCTGCCTCTCCTCCATCCCCTGGCGGGCCGCCTCGGAAGGCTCGGCCCTGGCCACCATCAACTCCCCGCCCAACTGCTCTTCCTTCGGAGATTTCCCGGGGGTGACCGGCTCAAAACCCTTCAGCGAGTTGTCACCGGAACCCGCCGGCTCCGGCGCAGAGGCCGCCTGCTGGCTCGACCGGCCCTCTTCCGGCCTCCCCTCCCTCGTGGTCCGCT carries:
- the pal gene encoding peptidoglycan-associated lipoprotein Pal gives rise to the protein MTMRRAWQSVCLVGAMGGLLLLAPGCSKKIGADAGAGDFQPGAAKQDQSPAASAQREPAISERTTREGRPEEGRSSQQAASAPEPAGSGDNSLKGFEPVTPGKSPKEEQLGGELMVARAEPSEAARQGMEERQKEQLATTAAGLADVYFAFDSVKITKDGEASLAQDAEWLKANPNQRLTIEGHCDERGTQAYNMVLGEKRAKTVRNYLIELGVAPERLIVASYGKDRPFCKEHEETCYRQNRRAHLVVRAQ